In the genome of Saccharomonospora viridis DSM 43017, one region contains:
- a CDS encoding class I SAM-dependent methyltransferase produces the protein MPTQRPQDGPRRVANAFYAATGRDLESDHGKPRYLAYQRELIRPHCGRTVLEVGAGLGEFAAGFTGVDRYVVTDVDAGAVQKLKERFAHRPEVEVQQYDIDGTTTLSEPVETLVAINVLEHIADDISALRQLSRSLTANGNMVLFVPGYQQLYGEFDRRVGHHRRYTPTTIAATAREAGLVVDVARPVNFLGAFAWWAAVRKGGAKTPNPRLVSLYDRFVVPVTRAVEKRLPIPFGQSVLCVAHKP, from the coding sequence GTGCCGACACAACGCCCCCAGGACGGCCCCCGTCGCGTTGCCAACGCCTTCTACGCCGCCACGGGACGCGACCTCGAAAGCGATCACGGTAAGCCGCGTTATTTGGCCTATCAGCGTGAACTCATCCGCCCTCACTGTGGACGCACGGTACTGGAGGTCGGTGCGGGGCTCGGTGAGTTCGCCGCCGGATTCACCGGTGTCGACCGCTACGTGGTGACCGACGTCGACGCCGGGGCCGTACAGAAGCTCAAGGAGCGATTCGCCCACCGGCCCGAGGTGGAGGTGCAGCAGTACGACATCGACGGCACCACCACGCTCTCCGAGCCGGTGGAGACGCTGGTGGCGATCAACGTGCTGGAGCACATCGCCGATGACATCAGCGCACTGCGACAGCTGTCCCGGTCGTTGACAGCCAACGGCAACATGGTGCTGTTCGTGCCGGGATACCAGCAGCTCTACGGTGAATTCGACCGCAGGGTGGGTCACCACCGGCGCTACACACCGACGACCATCGCCGCCACCGCCCGCGAAGCCGGACTCGTGGTCGACGTCGCCCGTCCCGTGAACTTCCTGGGCGCGTTCGCGTGGTGGGCCGCCGTACGCAAGGGTGGTGCGAAGACCCCGAATCCGAGGCTCGTGTCGCTCTACGACCGATTCGTGGTGCCGGTGACCCGCGCCGTGGAAAAGAGGCTGCCCATCCCGTTCGGGCAGTCGGTCCTCTGCGTCGCCCACAAACCCTGA
- a CDS encoding WhiB family transcriptional regulator: MMNADWRHRAACRDEDPELFFPVSDVGPGARQTAQAKAVCARCPVREECLRYALDNGLDYGIFGGLTERERRDLARRNRQAHTGGYTEDSENRVA, from the coding sequence ATGATGAACGCTGATTGGCGGCACCGTGCCGCCTGCCGTGACGAAGACCCCGAACTGTTCTTCCCGGTATCCGACGTAGGGCCCGGCGCACGCCAGACGGCGCAGGCCAAGGCCGTGTGCGCACGTTGCCCGGTACGGGAGGAATGCCTGCGCTACGCGCTGGACAACGGGCTCGATTACGGCATCTTCGGTGGCCTGACCGAGCGAGAACGGCGTGACCTCGCGCGGAGGAATCGCCAGGCCCACACCGGCGGGTACACCGAAGACAGTGAGAACCGAGTCGCCTGA
- a CDS encoding ribonuclease Z produces the protein MSNRELIALGTGSQVPSRVRNHNGYLLRWDSNGFLFDPGEGTQRQMTFAGTPASAITHVCLTHFHGDHCLGLPGVIQRLSLDGVHRVHAHYPASGQEYFERLRHASSFHETTEVVEVPIAADGVVAQGDFGELWARRLDHPVEAFGYQLVEPDRRTMLPRLLRHYGISGADVGRLRRAGTLDVNGRTVNVEDVSVLRAGQRFAFVMDTRLCDNVFALAEKADLLVIESTFLTTEAELAEEYGHLTARQAARVAAESAVRTLVLTHFSQRYTDPQAFHDEAAEIFDGEIIVARDLDRIPVPRRPRPK, from the coding sequence GTGTCGAACCGTGAGCTGATCGCCCTGGGGACCGGAAGCCAGGTACCCTCTCGCGTCCGCAACCACAACGGCTACCTGCTGCGGTGGGACTCGAACGGTTTCCTGTTCGACCCCGGTGAGGGCACGCAACGACAGATGACGTTCGCGGGCACCCCCGCGAGCGCCATCACGCATGTGTGTCTCACGCACTTCCACGGCGACCACTGCCTGGGGCTGCCGGGTGTCATCCAACGGCTGTCGCTGGACGGAGTGCACCGGGTCCATGCGCACTATCCGGCCTCGGGACAGGAGTACTTCGAACGACTCCGACACGCGAGCTCCTTCCACGAGACCACGGAAGTGGTGGAGGTGCCCATCGCCGCCGACGGGGTCGTGGCGCAGGGGGACTTCGGTGAGCTTTGGGCCAGGCGGCTCGATCACCCTGTGGAGGCTTTCGGTTACCAGCTCGTCGAACCCGATCGCCGTACCATGCTCCCCCGGCTGCTGCGGCACTACGGCATCAGCGGCGCCGACGTCGGTCGACTGCGACGGGCGGGGACACTCGACGTGAACGGTCGAACCGTGAACGTCGAGGACGTGAGCGTACTTCGTGCAGGGCAGCGCTTCGCGTTCGTGATGGACACCCGCCTGTGCGACAACGTGTTCGCCCTCGCGGAGAAGGCGGACCTGTTGGTGATCGAATCCACGTTCTTGACCACGGAAGCGGAACTGGCCGAGGAATACGGGCATCTCACGGCCCGACAAGCGGCGCGCGTGGCGGCCGAGAGCGCGGTACGCACCCTCGTGCTCACGCATTTCTCCCAACGCTATACCGATCCGCAGGCGTTCCACGACGAGGCGGCGGAGATATTCGACGGGGAGATCATCGTCGCACGTGACCTCGACCGCATTCCCGTGCCGAGGAGACCACGTCCGAAATAG
- a CDS encoding CBS domain-containing protein has protein sequence MAQLIRELMTPQPITLPSDTSVQEAARTMRDTDIGDVLVADDGRLRGIVTDRDLVIRGLAERDDLSDMRLHEVCSEHVITARPDEEVDNVIAKMREHAIRRIPVVDNGEAVGMFSLGDAAMERDPRSALGDISAAQGNR, from the coding sequence ATGGCACAGCTCATCCGGGAGTTGATGACTCCCCAGCCCATCACCCTGCCCAGTGACACCTCGGTGCAGGAGGCCGCACGCACGATGCGGGACACCGACATCGGCGACGTACTGGTGGCCGACGACGGGCGATTACGCGGCATCGTCACCGATCGTGACCTGGTGATCCGCGGGCTCGCCGAACGCGACGACCTGTCGGACATGCGACTACACGAGGTGTGCAGTGAACACGTGATCACGGCGCGGCCCGACGAAGAGGTGGACAACGTGATCGCGAAGATGCGGGAACACGCGATCCGGCGCATACCGGTGGTGGACAACGGCGAGGCCGTCGGCATGTTCTCCCTCGGTGACGCGGCGATGGAACGGGACCCCCGTTCAGCGCTCGGCGACATCAGCGCAGCACAGGGCAATCGATGA
- a CDS encoding DNA gyrase/topoisomerase IV subunit B, with protein sequence MRSARSCFITTGESDHVTASAENLYGADDLTHLEGLEAVRKRPGMYIGSTDSRGVNHLFTEIVDNSTDEGVAGHATKIVVTLHADGSVEVDDDGRGIPTGTHGKSGLSGVELVLTRLHAGGKFGGSGYKASGGLHGVGASAVNALSLRLDVTVKRDGKVHEMSFRRGVPGIFDGPGPRAKFTPKSGLRFVRKMKRGESTGTTIRYWHDARYFEKGAALDPEQVRMKLRNTAFLVPGVTYVLRTATDSTINEETFHYPNGLVDMVEFLAPAGDRPVCDTQLITGEGTYRENAADANGVMQSNVERRAEVEIALRWGTGYERTVECFTNTIRNIHGGTHRKGFERGLVRAVHDAISKTRGLLKPKEEPPILDDVCEGLTAVVHVRIPEPQFTSQTKDELSTAGITKVVQGLVEKHIKAWAEHRRTRAEVKTVLQKIVDASRVRLAQKQQKDAARRKTALEGAAMPPKLVDCRSTGVSRSELFLVEGDSALGSARLARVSEYQALLPLRGKILNVQKANLSEALKNAEIASIVQVLGAGTGRTFDISSMRYGRVILMADADVDGSHIRTLLITLFARYMRPVITEGRLYAAMPPLHKIVTKGRKPETHYTYTEREMEAKVAELERSGKQVVKPVPRFKGLGEMDADELWETTMNPATRSVRRITLDDVDAAEATLELLMGEKVEPRRKWLITSAERVNQAAIDI encoded by the coding sequence ATGCGATCGGCACGATCCTGCTTCATCACGACCGGGGAGAGCGACCACGTGACTGCCTCTGCTGAGAACCTCTACGGGGCCGACGACCTCACGCACCTTGAAGGTCTCGAAGCGGTGCGCAAGCGGCCCGGCATGTACATCGGTTCCACCGACAGTCGCGGGGTCAACCATCTGTTCACCGAGATCGTCGACAACTCCACCGACGAGGGTGTCGCGGGCCACGCCACGAAGATCGTGGTCACGTTGCACGCCGACGGCAGTGTGGAGGTCGACGACGACGGCCGCGGCATCCCCACGGGAACGCACGGCAAATCCGGTCTCAGCGGCGTGGAGCTCGTGCTGACCCGGCTGCACGCGGGCGGGAAGTTCGGCGGCTCCGGGTACAAGGCCTCGGGCGGACTGCACGGTGTGGGGGCGTCCGCCGTCAACGCGCTGTCGTTGCGGTTGGACGTGACGGTCAAGCGCGACGGCAAGGTGCACGAGATGTCCTTCCGTCGTGGGGTGCCCGGCATCTTCGACGGCCCCGGCCCCAGGGCGAAGTTCACCCCGAAGTCGGGTCTGCGGTTCGTGCGGAAGATGAAGCGCGGTGAGTCCACCGGAACCACCATCCGGTACTGGCACGACGCCCGGTACTTCGAGAAGGGCGCGGCGCTGGACCCGGAACAGGTGCGCATGAAGCTGCGGAACACCGCGTTCCTGGTGCCCGGTGTGACCTATGTGCTGCGTACGGCCACCGACTCCACCATCAACGAGGAGACGTTCCACTACCCCAACGGACTGGTGGACATGGTCGAGTTCCTCGCCCCCGCGGGGGACCGTCCGGTGTGTGACACGCAGCTCATCACGGGGGAGGGCACGTACCGGGAGAACGCCGCCGACGCCAACGGCGTCATGCAGTCGAATGTGGAACGCCGCGCCGAGGTGGAGATAGCGCTGCGGTGGGGCACCGGTTACGAGCGCACGGTGGAGTGCTTCACCAACACCATCCGCAACATCCACGGCGGCACCCATCGGAAGGGCTTCGAACGCGGGCTCGTGCGCGCGGTGCACGACGCCATCTCCAAGACGCGTGGGCTGCTCAAGCCCAAGGAGGAACCGCCGATCCTCGACGACGTGTGCGAGGGGTTGACCGCGGTCGTCCACGTGCGCATCCCCGAGCCGCAGTTCACCTCGCAGACCAAGGACGAGTTGTCCACCGCGGGGATCACGAAGGTGGTCCAGGGGCTCGTCGAGAAGCACATCAAGGCGTGGGCCGAGCACCGCAGGACCAGGGCCGAGGTCAAGACGGTGCTGCAGAAGATCGTCGACGCCTCGCGGGTGCGGCTGGCGCAGAAACAGCAGAAGGACGCCGCCCGCCGTAAGACCGCCCTCGAGGGCGCGGCCATGCCGCCGAAACTCGTGGACTGCCGCAGCACCGGCGTGTCCCGAAGCGAGCTGTTCCTCGTGGAGGGTGACAGCGCGCTCGGCTCGGCGCGACTGGCGAGGGTGTCGGAGTACCAGGCGCTGTTGCCGCTGCGCGGCAAGATCCTCAACGTGCAGAAGGCCAATCTCAGCGAGGCGTTGAAGAACGCCGAGATCGCCTCCATCGTGCAGGTGCTGGGAGCGGGCACGGGACGCACGTTCGACATCTCCTCGATGCGTTACGGCCGGGTGATCCTCATGGCCGACGCCGACGTGGACGGCTCCCACATCCGCACGCTGCTCATCACCCTGTTCGCGCGGTACATGCGCCCGGTGATCACCGAAGGCCGCCTCTACGCCGCCATGCCCCCGCTGCACAAGATCGTCACGAAGGGGCGGAAGCCGGAGACCCACTACACCTACACCGAGCGGGAGATGGAGGCGAAGGTCGCCGAACTGGAGCGGTCGGGCAAGCAGGTGGTCAAGCCGGTGCCCCGGTTCAAGGGGCTCGGTGAGATGGACGCCGACGAGCTGTGGGAGACCACGATGAACCCCGCGACGCGTTCGGTCCGGCGCATCACCCTGGACGACGTCGACGCCGCCGAGGCCACGCTGGAACTGCTCATGGGTGAGAAGGTCGAGCCCCGCCGCAAGTGGCTCATCACCTCGGCCGAGCGGGTCAACCAGGCTGCGATCGACATCTGA
- a CDS encoding DNA gyrase/topoisomerase IV subunit A, which produces MARRKKPITRVDPAAFDQAGARVFDNPVTTEIEESYLEYAYSVIHSRALPDARDGLKPVHRRILYSMYESGYRPNHAYVKSSRVVGDVMGRYHPHGDTAIYDAMVRLAQDFSMNVPLVDGHGNFGSPDDGPAASRYTEARMSSEAMLLVDELGEDTVDFRPNYDGSLQEPSVLPAAFPNLLVNGTSGIAVGMATNMIPHNLGEIVAAARWLINHPNASLDKLMEFVPGPDLPTGGQLLGLDQVRKAYETGRGVVRMRAKATTGPIEGSRRQGITVTELPYGVGPEKVIERITEEVNKTKRLTGIADVKDLTDRENGTKLVIECKVGVNPQALLADLYRLTPLEQSFGINNLVLVDGQPRTLGLKELLEVFLAHRYEVVTRRTRYRRRKREERLHLVEGLLKALVDIDKVIKLIRGSENAQAAKEGLMKRFKLSEVQAAYILDTPLRRLTKYDKLELESEQDRLRKEIAELTEILDDEKVLKRVVSKELAKVAKDFAVPRRTALIDGDLKEVLAASKPAGPLEVADDPCQVILSSTGLVARTAAESEEAVEGRRRSGRARHDAIAAMVHTTARGQVLLVTNRGRAFKTDVLPLPVLPESSGTVSLRDGVDVRELAPLERDERVVGLAPLGEQAQGSPGLALGTRHGVVKVCAPDWPVRSDEFDVITLKDGDEVVGATWLTDGAETLTFVTSQASLLRFDASLVRPQGLRGGGVAGINLPKDSEVVFFGAVRTDDAEHGEPMVVTATGETVKVTPLSQYPAKGRATGGVRAHRFLKGETRLVLAWVGPRPVGSTKRGESVELPEVDPRRDGSGAAHPGPDVVGHQIERP; this is translated from the coding sequence ATGGCACGGCGCAAGAAACCCATCACCCGCGTCGACCCGGCCGCCTTCGATCAGGCGGGCGCGCGTGTTTTCGACAACCCGGTGACCACCGAGATCGAGGAGTCGTACCTGGAGTACGCCTACTCGGTGATCCATTCCCGTGCGCTGCCGGACGCGCGCGACGGACTCAAGCCCGTACATCGCCGCATCCTGTACTCGATGTACGAAAGCGGCTATCGCCCCAACCACGCCTACGTGAAGTCGTCGCGTGTGGTCGGTGACGTGATGGGCCGCTACCACCCGCACGGCGACACCGCCATCTACGACGCGATGGTGCGGTTGGCGCAGGACTTCTCCATGAACGTCCCGTTGGTGGACGGGCACGGCAACTTCGGAAGCCCGGACGACGGGCCCGCGGCCTCGCGGTACACCGAGGCCCGGATGTCCTCCGAGGCCATGCTGCTGGTGGACGAGCTGGGCGAGGACACCGTCGACTTCCGCCCGAACTACGACGGGTCGCTCCAGGAGCCGTCGGTGCTGCCCGCGGCGTTCCCCAACCTGTTGGTCAACGGCACCTCGGGCATCGCGGTCGGCATGGCGACCAACATGATCCCGCACAACCTCGGTGAGATCGTGGCCGCGGCGCGGTGGCTCATCAACCATCCGAACGCCTCGCTGGACAAGTTGATGGAGTTCGTGCCCGGCCCCGACCTGCCCACGGGCGGTCAGCTGCTGGGGCTGGATCAGGTGCGCAAGGCGTACGAGACCGGGCGCGGGGTCGTCCGCATGCGCGCGAAGGCGACGACCGGTCCCATCGAGGGCAGCCGTAGGCAGGGCATCACGGTCACCGAACTGCCCTACGGTGTGGGCCCGGAGAAGGTGATCGAACGCATCACCGAGGAGGTCAACAAGACCAAGCGGTTGACCGGCATCGCCGACGTCAAGGACCTCACCGACCGGGAGAACGGCACGAAACTCGTCATCGAGTGCAAGGTCGGGGTCAACCCACAGGCCCTGTTGGCCGACCTCTACCGACTCACCCCGCTGGAGCAGTCGTTCGGCATCAACAACCTCGTCCTCGTCGACGGCCAGCCGCGCACGTTGGGGCTCAAGGAACTGCTGGAGGTGTTCCTGGCCCACCGCTACGAGGTCGTCACCCGGCGTACGCGCTACCGCCGTCGTAAGCGCGAGGAACGGCTGCACCTGGTGGAGGGCCTGCTCAAGGCCCTGGTCGACATCGACAAGGTCATCAAGCTCATCCGGGGCAGCGAGAACGCGCAGGCCGCCAAGGAGGGCCTGATGAAGCGGTTCAAGCTGTCCGAGGTCCAGGCCGCGTACATCCTCGACACGCCGCTGCGCAGGCTCACCAAGTACGACAAGCTCGAATTGGAGTCCGAACAGGACAGGCTCCGGAAGGAGATCGCGGAGCTGACGGAGATCCTCGACGACGAGAAGGTGCTCAAGCGGGTCGTGTCGAAGGAATTGGCCAAGGTGGCCAAGGACTTCGCCGTCCCGCGTCGCACGGCGTTGATCGACGGTGACCTGAAGGAGGTGTTGGCCGCCTCCAAGCCGGCGGGCCCGTTGGAGGTCGCCGACGATCCGTGCCAGGTGATCCTGTCGTCCACCGGGTTGGTGGCCCGGACCGCGGCAGAGTCCGAGGAGGCGGTCGAGGGCCGCAGGCGCAGTGGCCGGGCCCGACACGACGCCATCGCCGCCATGGTGCACACCACCGCGCGAGGCCAGGTGTTGTTGGTGACCAACCGGGGCCGCGCGTTCAAGACCGACGTGTTGCCGTTGCCGGTGCTGCCGGAGTCGTCGGGCACGGTGTCGTTGCGGGACGGCGTGGACGTGCGGGAACTCGCCCCGTTGGAGCGTGACGAACGGGTGGTGGGACTGGCCCCGTTGGGTGAGCAGGCGCAAGGCTCGCCGGGGTTGGCGTTGGGTACCCGGCACGGTGTGGTGAAGGTGTGCGCGCCCGACTGGCCGGTGCGGTCCGACGAGTTCGACGTCATCACGCTCAAGGACGGTGACGAGGTGGTGGGTGCCACGTGGCTCACCGACGGTGCGGAGACGCTGACGTTCGTGACGTCCCAGGCGTCGCTGTTGCGTTTCGACGCCTCGCTGGTGCGGCCTCAGGGACTGCGCGGGGGCGGGGTCGCGGGGATCAACCTGCCCAAGGACTCCGAAGTGGTGTTCTTCGGGGCGGTGCGCACCGACGATGCCGAACACGGTGAGCCGATGGTGGTGACGGCGACCGGGGAGACCGTGAAGGTCACCCCGCTGTCCCAGTACCCGGCCAAGGGCCGTGCGACCGGTGGGGTGCGGGCGCATCGGTTCCTCAAGGGTGAGACGAGGCTCGTGCTGGCCTGGGTCGGTCCGCGTCCCGTCGGGTCGACGAAGCGGGGAGAGTCGGTCGAGTTGCCCGAGGTCGATCCGCGCCGTGACGGTTCGGGAGCCGCCCACCCCGGCCCCGACGTCGTGGGTCACCAGATCGAACGCCCGTGA
- a CDS encoding SPW repeat domain-containing protein: MTSREPDESEWSEQPEPRPPAPEDNTGPWQGMRPSYANPSALPAGERREQSMSLVPYRYALGSLPNAIVLLSGVWLLVCAWLIEHPGTVGGMNAAVADIVVGLLLIGFGGMRTASPFSLRRAGVATLLLGGWLIAAPFALGYRGGEEGAATVNDVVTGAVVVVMSVLGLVLGARWAGRAPERGQEAL, encoded by the coding sequence GTGACTTCCCGCGAGCCCGACGAGTCCGAGTGGTCGGAGCAGCCGGAACCCCGGCCTCCGGCTCCGGAGGACAACACAGGACCTTGGCAGGGGATGCGTCCGTCGTACGCCAATCCGTCGGCGCTGCCGGCCGGCGAGCGGCGGGAACAGTCGATGTCTTTGGTGCCGTATCGGTACGCGCTGGGCAGCCTGCCGAACGCCATCGTCCTCCTCAGCGGGGTGTGGCTGTTGGTGTGCGCCTGGCTGATCGAGCATCCCGGCACGGTCGGGGGGATGAACGCGGCCGTGGCCGACATCGTCGTCGGTCTGCTGCTGATCGGGTTCGGTGGGATGCGGACGGCGTCACCGTTCTCCCTCCGCCGGGCGGGGGTCGCGACGTTACTGCTCGGAGGGTGGCTGATCGCCGCGCCGTTCGCGCTGGGGTACCGCGGCGGTGAGGAGGGCGCCGCGACGGTCAACGACGTCGTCACCGGTGCCGTGGTCGTGGTGATGTCGGTGCTCGGGTTGGTGCTCGGCGCGCGGTGGGCGGGCCGGGCACCGGAGCGGGGACAGGAGGCTCTGTGA